The genome window CCAGTGGTTGCCGTCCATGCCCAATGCGCCGGCGGTTGGGGTGCTCGCTGGGAAGGGCGAATCCAGCCAATCTGAAGCGCATGCCGGTACCGTTGTCTACCTGCCGTCCTGCGCCACGCGGATGTTCGGCGCGTCGCGCCAGGAACCGGATGACCGCTCGACGCTGGATCTGACGCTCACGGTGCTGCACAAGGCGGGCTATCAGGTGGTCATCCCTGAGGGGGTACATGGCCTTTGCTGCGGCATGGCATTCGAGTCCAAGGGGCAGTTCGCCGAGGCCGACCGCAAGGCCGACGAACTGAACACGGCCCTGCTCAAGGCCTCTGATCAGGGCCGCCTGCCGATTCTCTGTGATACCAGCCCCTGCGCCATGCGCATGGGAAACACGCTGAGTGAAAAGCTGGATCTCCATGAGCCGGTGGTGTTCATCCACGACCACGTGCTGCCGCGACTGGAGATCACCCCGAAGCAGGAGCCCATCGCTGTTCATGTTACCTGCTCGAGCAGCAAGATGGGGCTCGGCCAGACCTTCGTGGCAGTCGCCAGGGCTTGCGCGAAAGAGGTGAGGTTGCCGCCGGATATCCAGTGCTGCGGATTCGCAGGTGACAAGGGCTTTCAGACGCCGGCGTTGAATCAGTCAGCCCTGCGGACACTGGAGCAGCAGGTGCGCGGCTGCGTTGCCGGCTACTCCAACTCCCGGACCTGTGAGATCGGCCTGACGGCGAGCAGCGGGATCCCGTATCGATCCATACTGGCGCTGGTTGACGAGGTCAGTTCGGACCCCCCTCGATGATCGAGCTCTTGTCTCTCATGGGCGACAAGAGCGCATCTTTGTTTCTGATTTGAAACACATTTTGTTTGGCTTTCCGACAAACTTCCATGGGCCTTCCGCCACTGCCTTCGAAGTTGTGGACGGGTTCACGCTTGCCCGATGAAGCGCTGGTTACACTGCGGAGCATCCAAGAAAACATAAACCGCCTGTCGGTTGTTCCATGGAGAAACGGATGCTCAATCGTGTCGTCTACATGCCCCTCGAGTCGGTCTCCGTTGACGCTGCCCTGGCTCGACCGGTGCATGATCCCGCCGGGCATGTGTTGGCCGGCGAAGGGCAGGTACTTTCCAGCCGCCTACGCCAGCGTCTGCAGCAACGCGGCATCACCATGGTGCCGGTGTGTGAGTTGCTCTCCGACGAGGCAGTGGCCCGTCGCCGCGCCGCCCTCGAAGAGTCGTATGACCACCTATTCCGGCATTGGCGGACGACACCATGCATGCGGCAATTACGCCGCCTACTGACAGAGCATCGGGTCGGTAACACGCAGTGAGTCCCATCGTTCTCAGAGACCTCGACCGCGGACTGCGCCAGGTTCCCGCGCTGCCGACGTCGGCAGCGCGGATCATGGAACTCAATGCCGCCGGCGAGATTGATCTCGAGGCCTATGCCAGCGTGATCCGCATGGATTCTGGCCTCGCTGCCAGCGTCGTCCGTGTGGTCAATTCCCCGGCTCTCGGGCTTGATCACCCTGTGCAATCCATCCGGGAGGCGTGTTTCTGTCTCGGGATCAACGCGCTGCAGAGCATCGTCTCCGGTTGTGCGGTGATGGCCCAGTTCCCGCCGGATGCCCAGGGCCAGCGCCGGTTTGACCGTTATGCTTTCTGGGAGCACTGTGCCGCGACGGCCATCCTCTCAGCTGCCATTGCCGACGAGGTTGGTGCCGACAGCGAGGCGGCGTTCACCGCAGGGCTGTTGCATGACATTGGTCGGGTCGTGCTTGATATCCACTTTCCCCGCCAGTTTCGCGCCATTCTGCTGTACCGGGACCGGCACGATGTCTGGATTCGTGATGCGGAAGCCGGCGTGCTGGGGTTCGATCACTGTGTGGTCGGCGAGCGTGTGGCCGAACGCTGGGGGCTGCCCAGGCCGATCATCGAAGCCATTGCACATCACCACCAGCCAGAGATCTCCGGCCTGGAGTACGTGCATGCGGCCATTGTCCACGTTGCCGACATCCTCGCCCGGGGCATGCAGGTGGGTAACCCCGGTGACCACGCAATGCCGCTGCTATCGGAGTCTGCACTGCGTCAACTGGGCCTGAACTGGCCAAGGCTTCGCCTGTGTCTCGAACAGGCCGAGGGTCGCTTGGCGGATGTCGGTGCCCTGGTGGGCGACATGGTGGGAAACGCCCAGGCGTCAGGCCCCGGCGTCGCTGAATCGCATTGACAGGTCGAGCGCCCTGACGTGCTTGGTCAGGGCACCAACCGATATGAAATCCACGCCGGTCTCGGCGATCTCCCGTAGTACGCCCAGCTCCACGTTGCCGGATGCTTCCAGCTTTGCTCGACCACTGGTGCGTTTTACCGCCTGGCGCATGTCGGCAAGGCTGAAGTTATCCAGCATGATGACGTCAGCGCCCGCCGCCAGAGCCTGGTCGAGTTCCTCGAGATTTTCCGTTTCCACTTCCACGCTCACAGCCGGGTGTTGGCGGCGGGCAGCTTCGACAGCTGCGGCGATGGAGCCTGCCGCATGGATATGGTTTTCCTTGATCAGAATGGCGTCGAACAGGCCCTGCCGGTGATTGCTTGCCCCTCCGCAGCGGACTGCGTACTTCTGGGCATGGCGTAGCCCCGGCAAGGTCTTCCGGGTATCGAGTATGCGCGCGCTTGTGCCCTCAATGGCGGTGGCGTAACGGTGGGCCGAGCTTGCGGTGCCGGAGAGAGTCTGCAGGAAGTTGAGTGCGGTGCGTTCGCCCGTTAGCAGGCCACGAGCCGGCCCTTGTAGCGAACACAGTGTTTGCCCAGCCTTCAGGCGTTCTCCATCGCGCACCAGCCAGGAGATCTCGATTGCAGGGTCGATGGCCTTGAAGACCCCGTCGAACCAGGCGCGGCCGCACAATACACCGGACTCGCGGCTGATAACGTCAGCCACCATGCGTTGACCGGCAGGGACAAGCCCGGCGGTGAGGTCGCCGCTGCCCACGTCCTCCTGCAGCGCACGTCGGATATCAGCCTCAACCAGGGTGGCGTCCGGCCCGGAGACCATTAACTCTCCTTCCGCGCCGCGGCCTTTTCCTCGTCGGTCTCCAGCCCGGAGTAGAGCACGTGATTTTCCGTGTCGAGCTTTTCCTTGAGATCATCCTTGACCGTTCGGTCCCAGAGGGGCACGCCCTTGAAGTACCCGGCACGGCCGATGATATGCGCTGCCACAGGCGCAGTCAGCACCACGAAGGCCAGTATGGAGACTGCCCGCACCACCACGGCAGCATCGGCAAAGTGGAAGGCGGAGGCGACGGCAATCAGCCCTGCCCCCAGCGCGCCGGCCTTGGTTGTGGCATGCATGCGCAGCAGCAGATCGGGCATGCGTATCAGGCCAAGGGCGCCGATCAGCGTGAAGGCGCCCCCGATCAGAAGAAAGAAGCCGGTGAGGAAGCTACTCATTGTCCTTGCCTCCACGCTCCAGGTAGCGGGCGAAGCCCACGGCAGCCATGAAACCGGTCAGCGCCAGCACCAGGGCGACATCAAGAAACTGTGGGCGATCCCAGGCAATTGCGTAGGTGACGATGAAGGCCACGGTGATTACTGCGATCAGCTCCAGCGCGACCACGCGGTCGGGGAGCGACGGCCCCTGCGCGAGACGCACGAAGGCGAGAATGATTGCCGCGGAGAGCAGCAAGAATGTCAGTGTGATGACCCAGGCAGACACGTTCGACCCCTCAGCTTAGCAGCTTGATGACGCGGCGTTCCATGTGTTTGAGATCGGCGACGAGCTGCTCCTCGTCGTCGATGTACATGGCGTGGATGAACAGCATACGGCGGTCATTGGACACATCCAGGCTCAGCGTGCCCGGCGTGAACGTCACCAGGTTGGCAAAGATGGTGATGGCAGCGTCGGATTGCGCGTCCAGTGGTAGCCCGATCACCCCCGGCTTCATCGAATGGGTGGGGGTCAGCACTTCGTAGGCGACGCGCATATTGGATTTCAGCAGTTCCCAGATGTAGTAGCACGTGAAGCTGATGATCTGGGGGATTTTCTGGATATAACCCATGCGGCGGCCTGTGCCGGCGGCCACCAGCCAGAGCACCATATAGCCGAAGATGAAGCCCGCGAGCATGCCGGGTGCCGAGAAGTTGCCCGTCAGCGTCAACCAGACCAGGGCCAGCATGATATTCCAGACGAACCAGATCATGGCGTCACCCCCAGCACAGCTTCAATATAGGCCGTTGGGTCAAGCAGTTGTTCCGCCGAGGCGTGGGCCAGCTCGTAGATTGGCTGCGCACCCAGGCCTATGAACAGTGTAATCACCGCCAGACAGAAAATCGGCACAACCATCAGCGCAAGGCTGCGATCGGTGAGTGTTTTCTCGAAGTTCGCCGCGCGTTCGGCGTGCTCCTCTGGTTGCGCCTTCCAGAAGGCCTCGGCCCAGATCTTGATCATGGAATACAGCGTGAGCAGGCCCACCACCAGCGCTACTGCGACGATACCCCAGCTCTCGGCCTCGACGCCGGCGCGGATGATGATGTACTTGCCGAAAAAGCCCGACAGCGGCGGCAGCCCCGCCAGGGATAGCGCCGGCACCAGGAACAGCAGGCCCAGCCACGGCTTGGTGCGCCACAGCCCGCCGATCTCCTTCAGTTCGTAGCTGCCACGCAGGAAGTACACCACGCCGCCCACGAGGAACAGATTCGCCTTCACGATGATGTGGTGCATGATGTAGAACACACCACCCACCAGGGCCAGCGGCGTGTAGATCGCGAGCCCCATGATCATGTAGCCGATCTGGCTGACAATGTGAAATGACAGGATGCGGCGGATCTCGTAGTGGGCCGCGGCACCCAGCACCCCGGTAATCATGGTGAAGCCCGCCATCCACAGCAGTAGTTCGTGGGTGTAGCCCACATCGTGGCTGAACAGCAGGGTGAAGAAGCGATACAGGGCGTAGACACCCACCTTGGTGAGCAGCCCGGCGAACAGGGCCGACACGGCGATGGGCGGCGTGTGGTAGGCCGCCGGCAGCCAGAAGAAAAGCGGGAAGGCCGCCGCCTTGATGCCGAATGACACCAGGTAGAGCATCGCGACCACGGTGACCAGCCCCTGGTTCTCAACCTCCGGCAGTTTCACCGCCAGGTCCGCCATGTTCAGCGTGCCGGTCATGCCGTAGGTCAGGCCCACTGCCACCAGCAACAGAATGGACGAGAGCAGGTTCAGGGTGACGTACTTGATCGCGCCTTCCATCTGGCCGCGCTCGCCACCCAGGATCAGCAGCGCGAATGACGCAACCAGCAGCACTTCCACCCAGACATAGAGGTTGAAGATGTCACCGGTGAGGAAGGCGCCGCAGACGCCGGCCAGCAGCAGGTGCATCAGCGGGTAGTAGCCAAAGGACTCGTGATCCTCGCTGATCGACGCCAGCGAATAGACGGCCACGGCAAAACCCATGATGCCGGCGAGTACCGTCATGATGGCGCCGAGCAGGTCCGACACCAGCACGATGCCGAAGGGTGCCGGCCAGTCGCCCATGGCCATCACCAGCACGCCCTGGGTGGCCGTGTTGTAGAGCAGGACGATGCTGGCCAGCAACAGCGCGCCCGTGCCCACCACACCGATCCAGCGCTGGGCGGTCAGGGACTTGTAGAAGACCAGCGACAGTGAGCCCGCGATGAACGGGATGATGACTGGTAGTGCGACCTCTGGATTCACGTGTCGGTACTCCGCATCTGGTCCAGATCGTCCTCTTTGATGATTTCGTAGGCCCGGTGGATAAGCACCACGGCAAAGGCCAGTACCCCGAAGCCGATGACGATGGCGGTGAGTATCAGCGCCTGGGGCAGCGGGTCAGCCCAGCCCCCTGCGGGCAGGTCCATCCCCTCTGGCACCAGGGGCGGCAGGCCGCGGCTCAGGCCCGAGACCGTGAAAATGAGCAGGTTCGCTGCGTTGCTGAGCAGGATCAGCCCGATCACCAGCTTGACGATCGAGCGGCGCAGCATCATGTAGATCGATGCTGCAAACAGCGCGCCCACGGCGAATGCCATGATGGTTTCCATGTCATTCCTCCGCTTCGGCCAGGGCCAGGACGATGTGCATCACCGAACCCAGCACGACCATGTACACGCCGATGTCGAAAATCAGCGGTGTGGAGAGTTTGATTTCGCCGAGTCCGGGTACGTCGATGGGCCACCAGAGCGCGGTGAAAAAGGCCTGCCCCATGAAGATCGCCGGGATCCCGCTAAGCGTCGCGAACAGCAAGCCGAGTCCCAGCATCACCTGGGGATGCATGGCCATGATCTGGCGGGTGCGCTCGGCGTCGAAGGCGAACAGGTAGAGCGCGAAGCCCACCGCGGCGACCAGGCCGGAGATAAAACCGCCGCCCGGCTCATCGTGTCCACGCAGCAGCACGAAGATCGAGAACAGCAGCAATAGCGGCAGCAGAAACCGCGCCGCGGTGCGTAGTATCAGGGAGCCCATCGCACTCATTTGGCCTTGTCCTCCGCGCGGAAGTGGATCATGGCGTAGATGCCGACAGCCGCCAGACCTACCACAAAGATCTCACCCAGCGTGTCCAGTGCCCGGAAGTCCACCAGGATCACGTTGACGATATTGCGGCCGTAGCCCTCGGGGACGCTCCACTGCACCAGCACATCGGAGATGGGATCGGCCACCTCCACGGCGTTGATCGCGAGGATAAGCACGGTCATCAGACCACCAAAGGACAGCGCGACCGCCGCATCCCGCAGGCGCGAGGCAGTGCTGGAGAGGTTCTGGAAGCCTGGCAGCTTGAACAACACCAGCACCAGGAGGATCACCGTGAGGGTTTCCACCATGATCTGGGTGGTACCGACATCCGCCGCGCTGAAGAACACGTAGATCATTGCAATGCCGAAGCCCACCATACCCAGGGTCGCCACCGCACCCAGCCGGGAGCCGGTAACCGAGGCCACCACGGCGCCCGCCACCACCAGGCCGACGATCACGACTTCGTAGATGCGGAAGTCGATCTCGCCCATCGGGACGCTCTGCCCGGTGTAGGCGAAGAAGGTCCAGCCGACGACCACCACTGTGGTCATCACGATGGTGATCAGGTAATTCCGCATGTAGCCGTTCTGCAGCACGCGGGTCTGCCATTCCGCCAGCCACACCAGGCCGTCCATCATGCGCTCGTAGCCGCGCTCCGGGCCGAAGCGGTCAATGAAGGTCATGCGATCGAACAGGGCCAGTGCCTGGTCCCACTTGAGAAAGAGCACGGCACCCAGTGCAACGGCGATAACGCTCAGGATCAGAGGCAGGTTGATGCCGTGCCAGAGGTAGAGCTGTACATCCACCGGCGCGCCGTACACCGAGGCCGTTGCGCCGCCGACGATGGCAGTGGCCGGGATGAAGCCCATCAGGCCGAAGATGAGACTGAGGCTTGCGAGGATCACCGGCCCGATGAGCATGGATACCGGCGCCTCGTGGGGCTTTTTCGGTGTCTTCTTGAGCTCGCCGGTGAACGGTCGCAGAACGAACACCGCCGCCATGGCCGCGATCATGATGGCAGAGGCCACCGCCAGCACCGTGGTGAACAGCACCAGGCCCGGAGCGGACGTGGTGGCCTCGAACATCAACTCCTTGCCGATAAAGCCGAACAAGGGCGGCAGTCCGGCCAGCGACAGCGCAGCGACGCAGGCGGTAATAAACGTGATGGGCATGAGTTGCCGCAGGCCGCCCATCTCCAGGATGTTCTTGGTGCCGGTCTCGTGGTCCAGCGCACCGGCCAGCATGAACAGCGCCGCCTTGTACAGCGCGTGGGCCAGCAGGAAGGTCATGGCGGCGGTGATGGCCAGTTCGGTGCCAATACCGATCAACATGGTCAGCGTGCCCAGGGCCATCACCGTGGTGTAGGCCAGTACCGCCTTGATCCCGGTGCTGCGCAGGGCCATGAACGAGCCGGTGAACATGGTTACGGCACCGAAAATGCCCAGGGTATAGAGCCAGAAATCGGTGCCGCCGAGGCCGGGGTTCAGGCGGGCCATCAGGTAGACGCCCGCCTTGACCATGGTGGCCGAGTGCAGGAAGGCCGACACCGGCGTGGGCGCAGCCATGGCGTTGGGCAGCCAGAAGTGGAACGGTACCTGCGCCGACTTCGTGAACGTGCCGAGCAGGATGAGCACGACCATGGCGGTGTACAGCGGATATTCACGCAGCACGTCACCGCTGCCGAGAATCTCGGAGAGTTCGAAGCTGCCGGCGGCGTTGCCCAGCATGATCAGGCCGGCGAGCAGGGCCAGCCCACCGCCGACGGTGACAATCAGCCCCTGAAGCGCGCACCAGCGGGCCTTCTTGTCCTCGTGGTGGTAGCCGATGAGCAGGTACGAGGTGATGCTGGTCAGCTCCCAGAACACGAACAGCGTGATCAGGTTGTCCGACAGCACCACGCCCAGCATGGCCGCCATGAAGGAGAACATGATGGCGTAGAAGCGGGGCAGGTATTCCTCGCCGTGTAGATAGCCACCGGCGTAGATGATGATGAAGGTACCGATACCGCTGATCAGCAGGGCGAACAGCAGACTCAGTCCATCGACCAGGAAGGACAGGTTGATGTCCAGACCGGGTATCCAGGGGTAGTAGACCACCACGGCGTCGCCGTGCATCACCGCCGGAATCCAGCTCAGGAAGTAGACGAACAGCAGCGCCGGCAACAGTGCCAGGATCCAGCCCGCCTTGTCCTTGAGTGATCGTGTCAGCCACGGTGCAACCGCGGCCAGGAGAAAACCTGATAAGACGGCGATCAGCATGGTATGAGGAAACCCCGTATCGTGCCCGGGCCGCCCGTCGGGGCGACCGTGCGCAGTACACTCAGGGAAACACCGAGACGGTCACGCAAAGGTGAGTCTTCGAGTGTTTCCGTCAAGGATCCAGTCACCGCGAGATCATGCGGAACCGGGATCGGATGGCGCGTGTGCCTTGTTCGCGGGCAGCGATTCCTGGTGCCCGTTCGCGCTATCGAAGCGGCAAAGGTTAGCGAAGGGGGATCGGCTTGGCAAGCCACAATTCAAGCGGAAGCTTCGGATTTATCTGAGGAAATCTGCTCCGGGACGACAGTGACTCTTATTATATATACGGCGACAGACGGCGACATACGGCGACGGAAGCTGTCGGGGAATAGAGGGCGGCGGTGGCCTCGCCACCGCCGTTGTGGTGCGTTACGCGCTGCGCGCTAACACACCCTACGGTTTGGATCGGGGAACCGCGGTCCGGCACGCCGCTCATGGACACGCCGTAAACCCATCCCTGGGGGCTCGACAGCGACATCCCTGTCGCTGACGGTCCATGAGCGGCGCACCGGACCGCGGTTTGTTCCTGTGGCCTTGGGGGCAACACCACCGCGGTTGTGGTGCGTTACGGCCTTCGGCCTAACACACCCTACGTTTGGCGGTGCCCGCTGTAGGGTGTGTTAGCGCGCAGCGCGTAACGCACCGTGTCGGCGGTGGCCTCGCCACCCTCCGTTGTCAGGCAACGGTCACGTCGGCGCTCAGGTAGACATCCTGAATCGCGTTCAACAACTGCACCCCTTCGGCCATCGGTTTCTGGAACGCCTTGCGCCCCGAGATCAGGCCCATGCCGCCGGCGCGCTTGTTGATCACCGCCGTGCGCACAGCCTGGCCGAGATCGTTCTCGCCGGAGCCACCGCCGGAATTGATCAGCCCGGCACGCCCCATGTAGCAATTGGCGACCTGGTAGCGCACCAGGTCGATGGGGTGATCGGTGGTCAGCTCGTCGTAGACCTTGCGGTGCGTCTTGCCGAACTTGATGGCGTTGTAGCCGCCGTTGTTCTCCGCCATCTTCTGCTTGACGATATCCGCGCCAATGGTTGCCGCCAGGTGATTCGCCTGGCCGGAAAGGTCGGCCGATACGTGATAGTCGGTGCCATCCTTCTTGAAGTCCGGATTACGCAGATAGGCCCAGAGCACGGTGGCCATTCCCAGTTCATGGGCATGGGCAAAGGCCTCGGAAATTTCCTGGATCTGGCGGCGGGATTCCGGCGACCCGTAATAGATGGTCGCGCCGACGGCCACCGCGCCCATGTCGAAGGCCTGATCCACCGAGGCGAACAGCGTCTGATCGTAGATTTCGGGATAGGTCAGCAGTTCGTTGTGGTTGAGCTTCACGATGAACGGAATGCGGTGCGCGAACTGGCGGGAGACCGAAGCCAGTACGCCCAGTGTCGACGCCACTGCGTTGCAGCCGCCTTCGATGGCAAGGCGCACGATGTTTTCCGGGTCGAAGTAGACGGGATTGGGGGCAAACGATGCGCCGCCGGAATGCTCCACGCCCTGATCCACGGGCAGAATGGACAGATAGCCCGTGCCGCCAAGCCGTCCGTTATCGAACAGCGTCTGCATGCTGCGCATCACACCGGGCTTGACTGCCTTCGATCCGACCACCTGGTCGACGTAGTTCGGGCCGGGCAGGTGCAGGCTCTCACGCTTGATGCCCTGGCAGCTGTAGCCGAGCAGCGATTCAGCCTCGCCCCCTAGCAGCGACTGAATATCTGTCATTCCCTATTCTCCTGTTGAATCCGGATGCAAGTGACGCAGCCCACGGCGGGCTGGCTTTTGGCGTGGAGTATAGAGGAACAGGCTTCGGCCTGTCGTCTTGCGTCGATTTGTCTGCATGGCTGCAGGATGTGACATGGGTCACAGTGGACGTGGCGGCAAAATCCTATAAATTACACGTTAGGAAAGCTTTGCGGGGCGGCGCAGCTTTGGCGCACTCCGAATGGGTATCGCTTCAAAGTCCGCCATGGTTTGTGGCGATCTCCGGTGCGCACTGCGCGAGGTTGGTATGACTGCTCAGGACAAGGTCGTCTATCTAGGCTCCCAGGCTCCTGGCGGGCTGCTCCAGCGTGTCCGTCAACTGGCCAGTGGCCGCTTGATGGCGCTGTCGCGCCACATGCTCGATCAGGTGGACGACGCCTTGTTCGAGCGCGCCGAGCGGGCTGAAAACAATGCCATCCAGACGGCTTTCTTCGATGCCATGCGTGAAGTCCGGTTGCAGCGCCGCGAGATCGAGCGGCGCATGGAACAGGAACTCGCCAATCGCCATGATCGCCCGGTGGCCCCCGTCTCCAACGCTACCGGCGACGAGGGTGAATTATCCCTGGTGGACAACGAGCAGCTCGAGGAGCGCCTCGCGGTAGAGGGCATGGTCTCCAAGGCGCGGGCCCGCTACGCGCACCCCCTTGGTAATCTCGTTCAACGGATCAACAAGGCTTCGGCGCGGGATCAATACGACCTGGATCTTGCTCCGGTAGCACCTGCTCAGGTGGCTGGCGCATTCCAGATTGCCACCGAAATCCTGCAGATCGATCTGCGCGCCCGGTTGATCATCTACAAGCTGTTTGACCGTCATGTCATGACCCAGCTCGGCGGATTGTACGACGAGCTGAATCGCCTGCTGATCGACGCCGGTGTTATGCCGGAGATCAAACCCACGGCCCGCACCCAGCCTTCCCGGGAACGGCGTCAGCCTACCCCTGGCGGGCAGCATGCGGCTCCCCACGCGAGGACTTCCCAGCAGCTCAGCGATGGGCAGGCGGATGCGTTGTTCTCCACGCTGCAGCAACTGGTTGCCGCACACAAGGGGGCAGAGTCCAGCGAGTGGTCGGGTACGGGCTACGAGTCAGTTGTCAACGCCGTCGAACTCGGTAGCGTGATTTCTGCGCTATCGGGGCTTCAGAGCGAGGCGGCCCGGGTATCGGTCGAGCTGGATACCACCGCCGAGGTTTGGCATCTGGATGCGGCGGCGCTGAAGCGGCAGTTGCGTCACCAGCTACCCGGTGGCGGGGCGCGTCCCCTCGGACGGGTTGAAGATGACACCATCGACATCGTCAGCCTGCTGTTCGACGCCATACTCGACGATCCGGCCCTGCCGGATGCCATCAAGGCCCAGATTGCCCGACTGCAGATTCCGGTATTGAAAGTCGCGCTGATGGATAGGGCGCTGTTCAGCCAGAAGAAGCACCCGGCCCGCCGTTTGATCAACGAGATGGCACAGGCCGGTATCGGCTGGACGGATGCAGGACAGTCCGGTGGCGATCCCCTGTTCCGACGCATCGAGTCCACGGTGACCTACATCCTCGAGCAGTTCAGCGACGATGTGGGTGTGTTCGAGCGTTGCCTGGATGAATTTCGTCAGTTTCTCGCCGAAGAGCGCGAGCGGACCCGACAGATCGAAGAGCGCACCCGTCAGGCTGCCGAAGGCAAGGCCAAGGTCGAGGGTGCCAAGGAGCATGTCGAGCAGGAACTGCGCCGCCGGATCGGTCACAGCCAGGTGCCGCCGGTGGTTGGCCGCCTGCTGGATGAGGCCTGGTCGAAGGTTCTGTTCATCACCTTGCTCAAGGAAGGCGATGACAGCGAAGCCTGGCGGCACCACCTGGATACCGTCGACCGTCTACTGTGGAGCGTTCAGCCGAAGGGCGATCACGCCGAGCGCAAGCGGCTGGTCTCTGAGATTCCCGGGCTGTTGCACGATCTTCGCGCCGGTTTGAACGCCATCATGTTCAACCCCGTCGAGATGACCCGGCTGTTCAAGGAACTGGAGCGGGAGCACATTCGCGTGTTGTCCACGCCGGCGACGGAACGTCGGGAGGCGGAGCCTGCCGTGGTCGAGGAAGCGGCCGAGCCCGATATCGAATCCGGTGACAAGGGTTGGGTGACTCCCGAATTGCAGCCGTTCTGCCAGAAGCTCGATGAGGCACGCATCGGCACCTGGTTCGAGTTCGAACAGGGCTCCGGCAAACCGATTCGTGCCAAGCTCTCGGCCCGGCTGGCCAACGGTGACAGGCTGATTTTTGTCAATCGGGCCGGTTTCAAGCTGGCTGATCGTCGTCG of Natronocella acetinitrilica contains these proteins:
- a CDS encoding putative monovalent cation/H+ antiporter subunit A, translated to MLIAVLSGFLLAAVAPWLTRSLKDKAGWILALLPALLFVYFLSWIPAVMHGDAVVVYYPWIPGLDINLSFLVDGLSLLFALLISGIGTFIIIYAGGYLHGEEYLPRFYAIMFSFMAAMLGVVLSDNLITLFVFWELTSITSYLLIGYHHEDKKARWCALQGLIVTVGGGLALLAGLIMLGNAAGSFELSEILGSGDVLREYPLYTAMVVLILLGTFTKSAQVPFHFWLPNAMAAPTPVSAFLHSATMVKAGVYLMARLNPGLGGTDFWLYTLGIFGAVTMFTGSFMALRSTGIKAVLAYTTVMALGTLTMLIGIGTELAITAAMTFLLAHALYKAALFMLAGALDHETGTKNILEMGGLRQLMPITFITACVAALSLAGLPPLFGFIGKELMFEATTSAPGLVLFTTVLAVASAIMIAAMAAVFVLRPFTGELKKTPKKPHEAPVSMLIGPVILASLSLIFGLMGFIPATAIVGGATASVYGAPVDVQLYLWHGINLPLILSVIAVALGAVLFLKWDQALALFDRMTFIDRFGPERGYERMMDGLVWLAEWQTRVLQNGYMRNYLITIVMTTVVVVGWTFFAYTGQSVPMGEIDFRIYEVVIVGLVVAGAVVASVTGSRLGAVATLGMVGFGIAMIYVFFSAADVGTTQIMVETLTVILLVLVLFKLPGFQNLSSTASRLRDAAVALSFGGLMTVLILAINAVEVADPISDVLVQWSVPEGYGRNIVNVILVDFRALDTLGEIFVVGLAAVGIYAMIHFRAEDKAK
- a CDS encoding class I fructose-bisphosphate aldolase, which encodes MTDIQSLLGGEAESLLGYSCQGIKRESLHLPGPNYVDQVVGSKAVKPGVMRSMQTLFDNGRLGGTGYLSILPVDQGVEHSGGASFAPNPVYFDPENIVRLAIEGGCNAVASTLGVLASVSRQFAHRIPFIVKLNHNELLTYPEIYDQTLFASVDQAFDMGAVAVGATIYYGSPESRRQIQEISEAFAHAHELGMATVLWAYLRNPDFKKDGTDYHVSADLSGQANHLAATIGADIVKQKMAENNGGYNAIKFGKTHRKVYDELTTDHPIDLVRYQVANCYMGRAGLINSGGGSGENDLGQAVRTAVINKRAGGMGLISGRKAFQKPMAEGVQLLNAIQDVYLSADVTVA
- a CDS encoding DUF1631 domain-containing protein codes for the protein MTAQDKVVYLGSQAPGGLLQRVRQLASGRLMALSRHMLDQVDDALFERAERAENNAIQTAFFDAMREVRLQRREIERRMEQELANRHDRPVAPVSNATGDEGELSLVDNEQLEERLAVEGMVSKARARYAHPLGNLVQRINKASARDQYDLDLAPVAPAQVAGAFQIATEILQIDLRARLIIYKLFDRHVMTQLGGLYDELNRLLIDAGVMPEIKPTARTQPSRERRQPTPGGQHAAPHARTSQQLSDGQADALFSTLQQLVAAHKGAESSEWSGTGYESVVNAVELGSVISALSGLQSEAARVSVELDTTAEVWHLDAAALKRQLRHQLPGGGARPLGRVEDDTIDIVSLLFDAILDDPALPDAIKAQIARLQIPVLKVALMDRALFSQKKHPARRLINEMAQAGIGWTDAGQSGGDPLFRRIESTVTYILEQFSDDVGVFERCLDEFRQFLAEERERTRQIEERTRQAAEGKAKVEGAKEHVEQELRRRIGHSQVPPVVGRLLDEAWSKVLFITLLKEGDDSEAWRHHLDTVDRLLWSVQPKGDHAERKRLVSEIPGLLHDLRAGLNAIMFNPVEMTRLFKELEREHIRVLSTPATERREAEPAVVEEAAEPDIESGDKGWVTPELQPFCQKLDEARIGTWFEFEQGSGKPIRAKLSARLANGDRLIFVNRAGFKLADRRRDELASGLKRGRVIMLDDNLLFDKALESVVANLRSLRESQGTS